The Amycolatopsis sp. DG1A-15b genome contains the following window.
GGCTGTGCACGACCAGGTCCGGCGTGCCCGGCGTGGCCGGGTAGATGCCGAGCGCGGCCCAGACGTACCACGACGACTGCGCGCCGAGGTCGTCGTTGCCCGGCTCGCCGTCCGGGGTGGCGCTGAACAGCGTCGTCGCGATCTCGCGGACGACCTGCTGCGTCTTCCACGGCTGCCCGACGTGGTTGTACAGCCACGGCACGCCGAAGTCGGGCTCGTTGCCGGCCCACATGTACGGCTCGTTCGGGCCGGCGTTCAGCTTCTGGAAGAAGGTGTCCAGCCGGGACGCCACCGCGGCGGGCCCGCCCATCGCCGTCACCAGGCCGGCCGGGTCCTGCGGCACCAGCCACGTGTACTGCGCGGCGTTGCCCTCGTCGAAGCCGTCCTGGCCGAACTTGCCGGGCGGCGGCGGCACGTACGCCGGGCCGTCCGGGAAGCGGCCGTCCTGCCCGCGCGGCTGGAGGTAGCCGGTGAGCGGGTTGAAGATGTTCTGCCAGTTCTGGCCGCGTTTCGTGAACTCGCGGGCGACGTCGCGGTCGCCGATGCCCTGCGCGAACCGCGCGATGGCGAAGTCGTCGATCGCCCATTCCAGGGTGATCGACGCGCCGACCCGGGCGTGGTCGCCGCGCGAAGCGTCGTTGTTGGGCAGGTACCCACGGGCGACGTAATCCGAGATGCCCCGGCGTTCCTGGTACGCGCCGGGCGTGTCGTCGACCGAGGTCGCGCCCTTGACCAGGTACTTCAGCGCCGTCTTGACGTCGAAGTCGCGCGCGCCGAACGCGTACAGGTTCGAGATCAGCGCGACCGAGCTGTCGCCGGTCATCTGGCCGGTGTAGTCGTTCGCCATCGGCCAGCGCGGCCACCAGCCGCCCTGCACGGCGTCGTTGGTCAGCGACTGCGCCATGTCGCTCGCTTCCTTCGGGAAGAGCATGGCGTGCAGTGGCGCGAGCGAGCGGTAGGTGTCCCAGTCGGAGAAGTTCGCGTACTGGTGCCGCCCCTTCGGCAGGGTGCGGATCCGATCGTCGAAGCCGACGTAGCGCCCGTCGGCGTCGTCGAACGTGTTCGGGTGCATCAGGGAGTGGTACAGCGCGGTGTAGAACGTCTTGAGCTGGGCCGGGTCGCGGCCGGCGACGCGGATCTTGCCCAGCGCCTGTGTCCACTGGTCCCTTGTGGACTTGCGGACGGCACCGAAGTCCCAGCCCGGGACTTCCGCGGCCGTGTTGGCCTTCGCGCCGTCGACGCCCACGTAGGACATCGACACCTTGGCGTGCACGGTCCCGGAACCGAACGTCAGGTAGGCGCCCGCCTTGGGCGAATCCACGCTGTCGGTACCGGGTTTGACGCTGGAGCCGTCCCAGGTGCCGTGCGCGGTGAACGGCTGGTCGAAGGTGATGGCGTAGTACACGGTGTACTTGTTGGGCTTGCCGCAGAAGTTGCCGGTGGTCGCCGAGCCGCTGACCTCGCGGTCACCGGTGATCGTCAAGGTGGCGGCCGAGTTCCCGGCGAGGCTCGCGCCGCCCTTGACCAGCACCTGTGGCGTGGAACCGGCCGGGAAGGTGAAGGCGGCGAGCCCGGTGCGGGTCGTGGCGGTCAGCTCCGCCCGCACCTTCGAGTCGGCGAGCGTCACGGCGTAGTAGCCCGGCTCGGCCTGCTCGTCGTCGTGGGTGAAGTGCTCGACGCGGTTCCACGGCGCCGCCCCGACGTCGCCGGTGATCGGCAGGATCGGCACGTCGCCGAACGCGTTGCAGCCGACCGAGGCGTGGTCGAGGCTGAACCCCCGGATCTGGTCGCTGTGGTACTGGTAGCCGGCGTACGCGCCCTGCGTGTCCGGCGAGAACTGCATCATCCCGAACGGCGCCGCCGGCCCGGGGAAGTTGTTGATCTCGCCGACCGAGCTGCCGCCGCGGCCGGTCCCGACCAGGGGGTCGACGTACGCGGCCGGGTCGCCGACCAGCGGTGATGACATCGTTGTCGGAGCCGCCGAAGAGACCGCGGGCGCCCCGATGACCGCCGTCGCGACCACCGCCGCCATGAACCTGAACCGCACCGGTGCCTCCCAGGCTGGACCGTCCCCTGTCATCGGACCTTTCCGCGCGCCGTGACCGCGGTCAACACTTTGACAAAGACCTGGCTCGTGCGCCGAGGTGTGAAGATCCGGTCAGGATCGGGTGGCCACCGTGTCAGGACGCCTACCCTCGACGCCGTGTGCGCACGTGTACTGGTCGCGGAGGACGACGAGAAGCAGGCCGAGGTCCTCCGGCTCTACCTCGAAAGCGAAGGCCACACCGTGGTGCTGGCCGCGGACGGCCGGGCGGCGCTCGACGAGGCCCGGCGCGACCGCCCCGACCTGCTGGTCCTCGACGTGATGATGCCGAAGGTCGACGGCCTCGACGTCTGCCGGATCCTGCGGCAGGAGTCCGACGTCGCGGTCCTGATGCTCACCGCCCGCGCCACCGAGGACGACCTGCTGCTCGGCCTCGACCTCGGCGCCGACGACTACCTGACCAAGCCGTACAGCCCGCGCGAGCTGATGGCCCGGGTCCGGACGCTGCTGCGGCGGACCGCCGGACGCCGCGAGCCGCCCGACACCGCGTTGCGCGCGGGCCGGCTGCGGCTCGACCCGGTGCGGCACGAGGTGTCGGTCGGCGGCCGCCCGGTGGAGACGACGCCGGGCGAGTTCCAGCTGCTCGAGACGCTGATCCGGCAGCCGGGCCGGGTGTTCACCCGCCGGCAGTTGCTCGAACTGACCCGCGGCGACGACCGGTTCGTCAGCACCCGGATCATCGACGTCCACGTGCTCAACCTGCGGAAGAAGATCGAGCCGGACCCGCAGAAGCCCGTCCACCTGCGAACCGTCTTCGGGGTCGGCTACAAGCTGACGGCGGAAGATGACGCCTAACCCGACGGGCTCTTCTCAGCCGAGGGCGCGTCAGCACAGCTTCCCGAGGCGGCGCAGCCTGGTCGTCCGGCTCACCGCCGTCTCCCTGCTCATCGCGCTCGCCTCCATCGCGGCGACCGCGTGGCTGGCCGTGCAGACCACCACCCGCGCGATCCAGCAGGAGCAGGGCCAGGCCCTCTCCGGCGACGCGACGATCTACACCGAGCTGCTCGGCTTCGCCGCGGTGAACCACACGTGGGACCAGGTCGGCCCCCGGCTGCGGGCGCTGTCGGAACAGACCGGCCGCCGGGTCGTGCTGACCACCCTCGACCGGCGCGTCCTCGGCGACTCCGGCGGCGCGCCGGTCACCCTGCCGGTCAAGGCGACCGCGTCGGTCGACCCCCTGCACGTCGACCCGGTGCTGCTGCCCGAGGCCGGGACGAGCGGCATCGACCCGCGCGCCGCCGGCCCGTTCAAGCTGCCCCCGCCCGAACGCGAGGAACTCGCCGCGGTGGCCAGGAAGGCCACCGCCTGCCTCGCCCAGTTCGGCCTGCCCGGTCAGGTGCGCGACTCGCCGAGCGGGCGGCCGCAGCTCACCGGGCTCGACCCGCTCTCCGTCCGCTACTACGCGAGCAAGTGCGGGCTCTTCGAGCTGGCCGTCCCCACCCCGACCGAGCAGGCCGCGCTGACGGGCCTGAACGACGCCGTCAACCACTGCCTGCAGAACCAGGGCGGCGGAGAGGTGAAGCTCGGCCTCGACCTGGAGGTCCTCGACGTCCCCGATCAGCGGCCGGTCCAGGACTGCCTCGACTCGGCGCGCCGCGAGCAGCTCGCGCCGTACGTCGCCCCGCCCGCGTTGCTGTTCACGCTCGGCCCTGGCGGGTCGCCGCTGCCGACGTTCACGCTGTCGCGGGAGAACCTCACCCGGATCCTGGCGGTGACCGGTGGCGTGCTGGTGCTGGCCGTCGCGCTGACCGCGCTCGTCGCGCGGCGGCTGTCGCGCCCGCTGCGGGCGCTGACCGAGGCCGCGCAGCAGGACCGGCCGGCCCCGGTGAAGTCCCGCGACGAGGTCGGGTACCTCGCCGCCGCGTTCAACGACCTCACGGCGCGGCGCGAGCGCATCGAGGAGCAGCGCAAGGCGATGGTCAGCGACATCGCCCACGAGCTGCGCAACCCGCTCAACGTCATCCGCGGCCGGCTGGAGGCCGCCGAAGACGGGCACCTCCCGTTCGACCGGGCCCTGAGCGCGTCGCTGCTCGAGGAGACCGTGCTGCTGCAGCACATCGTCGACGACCTGCAGGACCTCGCCGCAGCCGACGCCGGGCAGCTGCGCCTGCACCCCGAGCCCCTCGACGCGGCGGAGCTGGCCGGCCACGTCGCCGCCGCGCACGCCGACCGGGCCGTCGCCGGCGGTGTCACGCTCACCGTCGAAGCGCTCGGCGAAGCCACGTTGCCGGCCGACCCGGTCCGGCTCCGGCAGGTCGTCGGCAACCTGGTGACGAACGCGATCCGGCACACGCCGCCCGGCGGCCGGGTGACGATCCGAGTCTCGTCCACTGTGGACGAGGTGACGCTCGCGGTGGCGGACACCGGCTCCGGCATCGCCGCCGAGGACCTGCCGCACGTGTTCGACCGGTTCTGGCGGGCCGAGAAGTCCCGCAGCCGCCAGACCGGTGGCAGCGGGCTCGGTCTCGCCATCGTCCGCCACCTCGTGGCCGCGCACGGCGGCACGGTGACCGTCGAGTCCGAAGTGGACACGGGATCGACGTTCACCGTCCGGCTGCCGAAGACTGCTCCGGCCGGTGAGGACGCCGGCGCGGAAGACGAGCCGCCACCTCAGCCCTGACAGCCGTCAGCGAGAGTGCGACCGGACCGGGAGGATCGGCTACAGGGGCAGGCCGGCGTAGTTTTCGGCCAGTTCGGTCTTCGCGGCCGTCGACGTCACCGTGCGGTGGAGCTGGGCGAGCTGGAGCTGGGCGTCGAAGTCGTCGCCGTGGCGGTGCAGCATCGACGTCATCCACCACGAGAAGTGCGTGCAGCGCCAGACTCGCCGCAACGCCGTCTCCGAGTACGCGTCCACGAGCCGCTCGTCACCGCGGAACGACGCCGTCAGGGCCCGCGCCAGCAGGGCGACGTCCGCCACCGCCAGGTTCAGCCCCTTCGCCCCCGTCGGCGGCACGATGTGCGCCGCATCCCCGGCCAGGTAGAGGTTTCCGTGGCGCATCGGGGTCGTCACGAAGCTCCGCATCGGGAGCACGCTCTTCTCCGTGATCGTCCCGGTCTCCAGCGTCCAGCCCGGCACGCCGAGCCGTTCGGACAGCGCCGTCCAGATCCGGTCGTCGCTCCACTGCGCGATGTCCTCGTCCGGCGCCACCTGCAGGTAGAACCGGCTCACCCGCGGCGAACGCATGCTGTGCATCGCGAACCCGTCCGGGTGCCAGGCGTAGATCAGCTCGTCCGTCGACGGCGCGACGTCGGCCAGCACGCCCAGCCACGCGAACGGGTACGCCCGCTCCCAGACCCGCGGTTCCGGAACGGACGCCCGGCTCGGCCCGTGGAAGCCGTCGCAGCCGACCACGACGTCCGCGTCGATCCGCCGCGCGACACCGGAATCGTCCACAAAGGTCACCGACGGCGTCCCGGTGACGTCGTGCAGGGTGACGTCGGCGGCCGAGTAGTACGCCGGGCGGCCCGCCTTTTCCCGCGCCGCCATCAGGTCCTTGGTCACCTCGGTCTGCCCGTAGACCGTCACCGACCGTCCGATGAGGCCGGTGAAGTCGACGTGGTGCCGGTGCTCCGGCCACTGCAGGTGGATGCCGCGGTGCTCCATGCCCTCGACGTCGAGCCGGGCGCCGAGGCCGACGTCCCGCAGGAGTTCCACCGTCCCCGCCTCGAGGATGCCGGCGCGGATGCGCGCCTGGACGTACTCCGCGGTCTGCCGTTCGAGCAGCACCGAGTCGATGCCTTCGAGACCGAGCAGGTGGGACAGCAGCAGCCCGGCCGGGCCGGCGCCGACGATGACGACTTGGGTGCGCACTGGAGCACGTCCTTTCCCGCGACAGAGTCCCGAGCATGGCTCGGCGGTACCGCCCGCCACCAGTGCATTCTCATTCAGTGAGAGGAATTTCCCATCGCCCGCGAGATGCCGCGCGCCGCGGCCCGCAGCGCCGGGATCTGCGTGCGCGCGTTCCGGTCGTTGGGCACGATCACCGACAGCGCCGCGACCACCTCGCCGGACGGCCCGCGCAGCGGCACGGCGATCCCCGTCGTCTCTTCGTCGATGAACCCGGCGCAGAACGCGTAGCCGTTCCGCCGGACGTCGGCGAGGAACCGGCGCAGCCGCACCGGCTCGGTCAGCGTCGTGCGGCGAAAGGCTTCCAGCGGGCCCGCCAGCACTTGTTCCTGCAGGT
Protein-coding sequences here:
- a CDS encoding response regulator transcription factor; this encodes MCARVLVAEDDEKQAEVLRLYLESEGHTVVLAADGRAALDEARRDRPDLLVLDVMMPKVDGLDVCRILRQESDVAVLMLTARATEDDLLLGLDLGADDYLTKPYSPRELMARVRTLLRRTAGRREPPDTALRAGRLRLDPVRHEVSVGGRPVETTPGEFQLLETLIRQPGRVFTRRQLLELTRGDDRFVSTRIIDVHVLNLRKKIEPDPQKPVHLRTVFGVGYKLTAEDDA
- a CDS encoding 4-hydroxybenzoate 3-monooxygenase — its product is MRTQVVIVGAGPAGLLLSHLLGLEGIDSVLLERQTAEYVQARIRAGILEAGTVELLRDVGLGARLDVEGMEHRGIHLQWPEHRHHVDFTGLIGRSVTVYGQTEVTKDLMAAREKAGRPAYYSAADVTLHDVTGTPSVTFVDDSGVARRIDADVVVGCDGFHGPSRASVPEPRVWERAYPFAWLGVLADVAPSTDELIYAWHPDGFAMHSMRSPRVSRFYLQVAPDEDIAQWSDDRIWTALSERLGVPGWTLETGTITEKSVLPMRSFVTTPMRHGNLYLAGDAAHIVPPTGAKGLNLAVADVALLARALTASFRGDERLVDAYSETALRRVWRCTHFSWWMTSMLHRHGDDFDAQLQLAQLHRTVTSTAAKTELAENYAGLPL
- a CDS encoding GH92 family glycosyl hydrolase; this encodes MRFRFMAAVVATAVIGAPAVSSAAPTTMSSPLVGDPAAYVDPLVGTGRGGSSVGEINNFPGPAAPFGMMQFSPDTQGAYAGYQYHSDQIRGFSLDHASVGCNAFGDVPILPITGDVGAAPWNRVEHFTHDDEQAEPGYYAVTLADSKVRAELTATTRTGLAAFTFPAGSTPQVLVKGGASLAGNSAATLTITGDREVSGSATTGNFCGKPNKYTVYYAITFDQPFTAHGTWDGSSVKPGTDSVDSPKAGAYLTFGSGTVHAKVSMSYVGVDGAKANTAAEVPGWDFGAVRKSTRDQWTQALGKIRVAGRDPAQLKTFYTALYHSLMHPNTFDDADGRYVGFDDRIRTLPKGRHQYANFSDWDTYRSLAPLHAMLFPKEASDMAQSLTNDAVQGGWWPRWPMANDYTGQMTGDSSVALISNLYAFGARDFDVKTALKYLVKGATSVDDTPGAYQERRGISDYVARGYLPNNDASRGDHARVGASITLEWAIDDFAIARFAQGIGDRDVAREFTKRGQNWQNIFNPLTGYLQPRGQDGRFPDGPAYVPPPPGKFGQDGFDEGNAAQYTWLVPQDPAGLVTAMGGPAAVASRLDTFFQKLNAGPNEPYMWAGNEPDFGVPWLYNHVGQPWKTQQVVREIATTLFSATPDGEPGNDDLGAQSSWYVWAALGIYPATPGTPDLVVHSPLFERAVLSLPTGRTIDIRAPKASAATPYVHDLALNGRDWDRTSLPADTARDGGRLDFSLASTPDKHWAAGATPPSYRDNEKPFLASAANQVVVEPGTGGEATVSAQRLGGHDRVLDVATQAPAGVTVTGPRQLRLDDRTGGGTAKLTVSVAAGTPEGYYRVPVTVRGGATTVPGSVIVLVAPKDGLAAAYGGVGVSDDGDAGSADIDGAGNSLSRQALAAAGLVGGRTAQAAGTSFVWPAAPAGRPDNVVPAGQTIKLGPATRLSFIGTASNGDHRATATVTFTDGSTGQADLSFGDWVFPGGGTAPVFGNTLVARTDHRNQPGGQGGGASVYATAPFDAPAGKQIAAVTLPADPNLHVFAIGLA
- a CDS encoding HAMP domain-containing sensor histidine kinase → MTPNPTGSSQPRARQHSFPRRRSLVVRLTAVSLLIALASIAATAWLAVQTTTRAIQQEQGQALSGDATIYTELLGFAAVNHTWDQVGPRLRALSEQTGRRVVLTTLDRRVLGDSGGAPVTLPVKATASVDPLHVDPVLLPEAGTSGIDPRAAGPFKLPPPEREELAAVARKATACLAQFGLPGQVRDSPSGRPQLTGLDPLSVRYYASKCGLFELAVPTPTEQAALTGLNDAVNHCLQNQGGGEVKLGLDLEVLDVPDQRPVQDCLDSARREQLAPYVAPPALLFTLGPGGSPLPTFTLSRENLTRILAVTGGVLVLAVALTALVARRLSRPLRALTEAAQQDRPAPVKSRDEVGYLAAAFNDLTARRERIEEQRKAMVSDIAHELRNPLNVIRGRLEAAEDGHLPFDRALSASLLEETVLLQHIVDDLQDLAAADAGQLRLHPEPLDAAELAGHVAAAHADRAVAGGVTLTVEALGEATLPADPVRLRQVVGNLVTNAIRHTPPGGRVTIRVSSTVDEVTLAVADTGSGIAAEDLPHVFDRFWRAEKSRSRQTGGSGLGLAIVRHLVAAHGGTVTVESEVDTGSTFTVRLPKTAPAGEDAGAEDEPPPQP